In Chlorobiota bacterium, the sequence GGTGAACAACAGAGATCAGAATGTCATCGCTGATTTCTGATCTCCATTTTCTTGAAGAATTTCTTGAAGAACATCACTCGCGTTTTTTTAGTGAGGAGTTTTATGCCTGCGTCGTCTGGAAAATGGACCTCAGATTCAGCACCAATTCATCAACGTGTTCCGGCTGGAAAATATAGGGGGGAAGCAGGCGGATGACGGTTTCGCTGGTGGAGTTAGCGATGATTTTCCGGTTGAGCAGTTCTTGAACAAACGGATCCGCAGGAAGGTGCAGCCCCAATCCCATCATTGCCCCCGCGCCGCGCACGTCGCGGATGATTGCAGGAAATTCTTCTTGCAATTCCTGCAACCGCTTCCGCAGATATTCCCCCGTGGTGCGGACGTTTTCCATCAATCCATTTTCAAGTTCTTCCAACACAACCAGGCCCGCCGCACACGCCACGGCATTTCCCCCAAATGTTGTTCCGTGTTGCCCGGCTCCCCACGTTGCGGCCAGTTCCTCCGTCGTCAATATCGCCCCAAGCGGAAGCCCGCCGCCGATTCCTTTTGCCACCGTCACAACATCGGGACGAACGTTGAAACGGTTGAAGCCGAACAATGTTCCCGTGCGTCCGGCCCCGGCTTGCACTTCGTCGGCAATCACCAGGAAGCCATGCTGCTGGCGCAATGCGAACAGCTCGCGGACAAATTCCTCCGTTGCCCACTCAATTCCCCCTTCCCCTTGCAGATGCTCGATGAACACGCCGCAAACGGTCCCATCCATTGCCCCGCGCAACGCTTCAAGATCGTTGAACGGAAGGACCAAGCAGTCGGGGAGGAACGGCCCCATGCCATCCTTGTAGCGTGGTTTCTCCATGATCGAGAGCGCGCCGTAGGTCCTTCCATGAAATCCGCCGGTGAACCCAATCACCGTTGATTTCCCCTGCGGATGGCCCCAAGCCCGCGCAAACTTTATCGCCCCATCGGCAGCTTCGGTTCCGCTGTTGCTAAGGAAGGCGCGATCGTACCCGCTTAGCTGGCAAAGCTTTTCCACAAAGGTGATTTGCGCGCCCTGGTAGAAGTAGTTGGAAAGGTGCATGTAGCGGCGCAGCTGCTGCTCGATTGCTGCAATCACTCGCGGGTGCGAGTGCCCCAGGGCGTTCACGGCAATCCCACCCAGGAAATCAAGGTAGCGGTCGCCGTTCAGGGTCTGGACGTACATCCCTTCGGCGTGGTCCACCTCCAATGCCAACCGCTTGTAGGTCTGCAGGAAGTGTGCGTGTTCGCGTTCGGTAAGTGTTGCGGTCATGGCGTGGATTCTTGTTTGTTCAGGATTGTTGGTTGCGGCGCA encodes:
- a CDS encoding acetylornithine transaminase — protein: MTATLTEREHAHFLQTYKRLALEVDHAEGMYVQTLNGDRYLDFLGGIAVNALGHSHPRVIAAIEQQLRRYMHLSNYFYQGAQITFVEKLCQLSGYDRAFLSNSGTEAADGAIKFARAWGHPQGKSTVIGFTGGFHGRTYGALSIMEKPRYKDGMGPFLPDCLVLPFNDLEALRGAMDGTVCGVFIEHLQGEGGIEWATEEFVRELFALRQQHGFLVIADEVQAGAGRTGTLFGFNRFNVRPDVVTVAKGIGGGLPLGAILTTEELAATWGAGQHGTTFGGNAVACAAGLVVLEELENGLMENVRTTGEYLRKRLQELQEEFPAIIRDVRGAGAMMGLGLHLPADPFVQELLNRKIIANSTSETVIRLLPPYIFQPEHVDELVLNLRSIFQTTQA